The Aerococcus christensenii genome segment TTTAGCGATCCAATTAAACGGTATCTCTGCTGGTGCTGCAGCTATGGGAGTTGGTGCTTCGGCAGTTATCTTAGTTATTCATTCTTGGAAAGTTAATGACTCTGGTGTTACCCTCGCCATTGCCCTTGGTGGTATGAAATTAATGATGCCTAACTTATTCAAATATCCAATTATTATGATTCCTGTTCTCTTTACAGCAGCTTTTTCCGCAATTCCTGTTTCCATCTTCAACGTTTTGGGTACTCCTCAATCCGCTGGGTTCGGTCTTGTCGGAATCGTTGGGCCTCTCGCATCTATCGATGCAGGTTTAAGCGTTATCTCAGCAGTAATTGTTTGGTTGATTATCCCTATTATTGCAGGTTTAGTAGCTTACTTCTTATTTGCTAAAATGCTCAAACTTTACGATCCAAATGTTGTCTTCAAATTCCAAGGCAACTAAGCTTAGCTGTTAAGAAACCAAAAAACGTGAAGCAAAAATCTTCACGTTTTTTTTATTTCTATTCGTGTTTTGTATGCAGCCCTTACTCACTCATCCCTCACACAACCTTTTTCCTATATATTCACCTCTAAAAAAATTAATTACTTTAAACTTCTCCATAAAAAAAGCAGAGCTCCTGAAGCACTTCCAAAAAGTTGAACTAAAAATCTAACTTTTTGGGAGCACCTCATCTATTAAACTCTGCTTTTTTTGATATTACCTTTCAAAAATTAGAATCGTTTCTTCTTCCGAAATGCAAATAAACTTCCTAAGCCTAAAGCAAGGATTCCTAATCGCTCTAAAACTTCATAGTTTACTGCACCCGTCTGTGTTCTTCCGTATTATACGCTTGTCCGTAAAACTTCATCTTATCCGAATTAAGAAAAGATTTGCGTTGATCTTCTGGAATTTCTTCGCTGACGCCTTCTTTCCATTCCTCATACTCGTCCTCATCCAAATGACGAGAGAGTTTCTTTTCTTCTAGAGCTTGATAGCCTTGAATTTCTGGACTAGGGAATAGATACTTTTCATAATCCGTATCTTGTTTATTATTGGAAAGCTGAGGGACGATTTGATAAGCACTAAGGGTTGCCTGATCCACTTTCTCTTTATCCATCTGTCCCTCACTCAGACGTTTTAGTGCAGACTCCGTCGTCTCCTTCTTAATTAGGACATGGTGTGCCATGCCACTATTAGAAGATAATAGGGACCAGAAAGCGCTGATAGCGTAGTCTTTCTGCCCGTTCCTCATCCGTTTCTCCTTCTTCAAGCTCAGGGTATAAGGCTCCCACCTCTTCATCAGCCTCTGGATCTAGCTGAAATTTAGCAGCCACAAACATATCCTTCGTCAGCCGGAAAGGCGCCGTATCCCAATATTCATACTTGTTATTATCTGCATCTATCGTTTTCTGGCTTTTAAGCAAGATATATCCTTGCAAGCCTCCACTTTCTCACCGTCTAATTCCTGACAGGCCTCATAAAAGGCTTGGGGCGTCAGTTGACCAGAAGTGAAAGCTTTCAGATCTTTTTGAGGCGTTTGGCTAGAGGAGTCATCCTCTCTAATCCAACCAAGGAAGGTATGTCCCTTCCACTTGGGCTCTTTATCCTTGGCTAGTGAAGGGACTTGCTGGCCATAATAGAGTTGTTGCGACCGAATAGGATTTTCAGCCCCGCCTGTATCATAAGAGGCGGTATACGACTTACGATAATACCGCAAATCAAAATGCAGTCTTCCCCCTGTATCTGGTAAAGGCGAGCGAACAAGTTCTCCTTCAGGTGAGAAGCCTCGGATTTCCAAAAGTTGTGCCAAAGCGTTTTGCCCCACTAATCCACTCTGTGGCGTTCCTCCCTCTTTATCGGTTTTCTCCTTGGATAATTGTTCAGTATAAACTTCAAATTCTTCGGATTCATCCTTATCTTTCGTCTGTGGGTTATCCAATTTCTGAATTAAGTGGCGAACATAATATTTGGCTACAGCGGATTGATAAGGCACATTAATGACTTGATTTTGATGGTCTAAGATATATTTCTTTATCAGAGGGCAAAGGACTGGTATAGCCAGGAATCTTCTCTAATTTCAGAACTTTATCGAACTGGTCCAGCTGGGTCTTCACGCACAGTCATTTCATAAGGTTGATAGAGAACAAGATTCGGATTATCTCTCACAACATAACGGAACTTAAGGGTATAGGTTTTCTGAGAAGGAACCGGTTGAACTTGTTGATTAGCCTCTTCCTTACTTTTGGGCTCTTTAAGATCGGTTTTAGGAAGT includes the following:
- a CDS encoding InlB B-repeat-containing protein — its product is MPYQSAVAKYYVRHLIQKLDNPQTKDKDESEEFEVYTEQLSKEKTDKEGGTPQSGLVGQNALAQLLEIRGFSPEGELVRSPLPDTGGRLHFDLRYYRKSYTASYDTGGAENPIRSQQLYYGQQVPSLAKDKEPKWKGHTFLGWIREDDSSSQTPQKDLKAFTSGQLTPQAFYEACQELDGEKVEACKDISCLKARKR